The window TTAAATAGAAAAACGTCTTTTTTAGCTATTCAAATTAATATTATTTTATAGAAAGTGATGATTATTAATTAACAGAATAAGCGATAATTAAATAACAAGACTTTTCTTGTTTCTTGTGTCAATATGAGTGATGCTATTAGGTAACATATTGATTTAAAAGTTCATTTAAATGATAATTGTTTTGTTTTTCATTAAGAATATAGATTATGAATAAGCGTACGCAATCAGATACAACAGACAATGAGTTAACACTCCAACAACAAAAATTTCATGCTGCTAAAAAGAGCACATTGATTAGTGTGATCGTTAATATGCTGCTTTCGTTGTGGCAAATTATTATTGGTTTCATTTCTCATTCACAAGGTTTAATTGCAGATGGTATTCATACATTATCTGATTTGGTTGCGGATTTTGTTGTTTTAATTGCCAACAAAAAAAGCCATAAGCAGCCTGATGACGATCATCCCTACGGACATTTTCGTTACGAAAATGGAGCATCTTTGATTTTAGGTGTGATTTTATTAATTGTTGGTGTTGGCATGATTTGGTCGGCAACACAAAAAATGCTTAATCCAGAGTTGATTCAAGAGGTGCATACAATTGCATTAGTGGCTGCATTGGTATCATTAATCGCCAAAGAAAGCCTCTTTCGCTATATGTTACGAGTGGCGAATCAAGTTAACTCGAGTATGTTGGTTGCGAATGCTTGGCATGCACGCTCTGACGCCGCCTCATCGTTAGTTGTGGCTATCGGGATCATAGGTAGTTTATGTGGCTTTAAAATTTTTGACCCTATCGCTGCATTGATCGTCGGGACTTTTGTTTTTCGTATGGGTTATAAATTTACATATCAGTCAATGCAAGATTTGATGGATAAAGGTGCCGATGAAGAAACATTACAAGAGATCCGTACCGTTCTTGATGGTATTGATGAAATCAAAGGCTTCCACGATTTAAAAACGCGTAAGTCGGGGGATTTTTATTTAGTCGATGTGCATTTGGAAGTCGATGGGAATTTATCGATCATTGCAGGTCATGAAATTGCGGTAAACGTCCGTGATAAGCTAATGGAAAATCCACAAATTCTTAATGTAATGACTCACTTAGATCCCTATGACAAAGAGTGCATTCATTAATTCATTACCCATAATCCACGTATAGCCAGAAAATAAGACTTTCTGGCTTCTTATTACAACCAGCATTTAGTTATTTGTATTTGCACACTAATCTTTTTTCTTGCCGACATACCAAGTCTTACTATTCCCTGTTACGCCTCATGCAACTTATTTTTGCCGATTGACCGCTTATTCAGCGTTATTGCCTCTATTTGTGTAAACGTTTACACTATCGCGAGTCAGATCACAGATTAGTGGGGTAGCCCATTGTTATACTCTGTGCAATGAATTTTTATATCCTTAAATGAATCAAGGGGTAAGCTATGCAGCCTACAAAAGTGCTTGTCACTGGGGGGATGGGATACATCGGTAGTCATACGTGCGTCCAAATGATCCTCGCAGGGTTCACACCGGTGATTATTGATAACCTGTGCAATGCAAAAACAGAAGTATTAAACCGGATAGAAAAACTAACAGCAGTACGACCTATTTTTTATCAAGGGGATGTCCGTGATGAAGTGTTGTTAGAGGCTATTTTTCGTGAACATAAAATCAGTGCGGTTATCCATTTTGCAGGTTTGAAAGCCGTTGGTGAATCTGTCGCTAAGCCACTTGAATATTATGACGTGAATGTGAATGGAACGTTAGTACTTGCCCGTTGTATGCAGCGTGCAGGCGTACACAGTATTATTTTCAGCTCCTCAGCAACGGTATACGGTGAACCCGATACTGTGCCTATTACTGAAGCATTTCCAACGGGCAATACGCAAAGCCCTTATGGCACGAGTAAATATATGGTTGAACGTTGCTTGTCAGATTTGTTTACGGCTCAACCTAATTGGTCTGTCACATTATTACGTTATTTCAATCCTGTGGGGGCTCATCCTTCAGGTTCTATGGGGGAGGATCCTCAAGGTATCCCTAATAATTTAACCCCTTATATTGCGCAAGTTGCGGTGGGACGACGTGACAAACTGTCTATTTATGGAAACGATTACCCTACCATTGATGGAACAGGGGTCCGTGATTATATCCATGTTATGGATTTAGCGGATGGGCATGTTGCTGCTCTGAAAGTGGTCAGCCAGAAGGCGGGATTACATATTTATAATCTTGGAACGGGAAAAGGAAGCAGTGTGTTGGAAGTGCTGCATGCATTTGAGAAAGCGGTAGGAAGGAAAATCCCTTATACCATCGTTCCTAGAAGGGCGGGCGATATTGCTGAGTACTGGTCAACATCTGAAAAAGCGCAACGTGAACTCGGATGGAAAGCGTGTCGTACGATTGATGATATGGCTATAGATTCATGGCGTTGGCAATCCAATAACCCTAATGGTTATGAATCATAATAGAGGATAGGAGAATAATTACGATGAATAAGCTTCCATTTAATCCGTCAGATTGCCCCCACAGACGTTATAACCCATTAACGGGGCAGTGGGTGTTAGTTTCCCCACATCGAGCTAAGCGTCCTTGGCACGGGCAAGATGAAAAGCCAGAAATAAAACAATTACCTGAATATGAAGCGAGTTGTTTTTTATGTCCAACTAACCAACGGATCTCTGGGGATATCAACCCAGACTACCAAGGTACGTATGTTTTTCAGAATGACTACTCCGCCTTATTGCCCGAAGCATGCCAGCAGCCGGAAGAGCAATCTGCGTTATTTAAAACACAGTCAGTTAGCGGTTTGAGCCGCGTCATTTGTTTTTCGCCTGATCATAGTAAAACTTTACCGGAGTTATCCACGCAACAAATCGGTCGAGTGATTGACACTTGGATACAACAAGTTGACGAGCTGAGTCAACGCTTTGTGTGGGTGCAAATTTTTGAAAATAAAGGTGAAATAATGGGGTGTTCTCAGCCTCACCCACATGGACAAATCTGGGCAAGTGATTTTTTACCCAATGAAATTGCTCGTAAAGATGCCCAGTTACAGCGTTATTATCAGCAGCAAGGCAGTAATTTATTATTGGATTATGCGCAAGCCGAATTGCAAGAGGGGTCAAGAACGGTTGTTGAAACAGCGCATTGGCTTGCTGTTGTTCCTTACTGGGCGGCTTGGCCATTTGAAACAATGCTAATGCCGAAAACGCATATTAGGCGTATGAACGAGATGAGTCTTGAAGTACGAGAAGACCTCAGTATTGCATTGAAAAAGCTCACATGTCGCTATGATAATTTATTCCAATGTGCATTTCCCTATTCAATGGGATGGCATTTTGCGCCTTTCTTGAGTGATGATCAAAACAGGGATCATTGGCAGTTGCATGCATTGTTTTATCCACCTCTTTTACGTTCGGCGACAGTCAAAAAATTTATGGTTGGGTATGAAATGCTAGCAGAAACTCAGCGTGACTTAACGCCAGAACAAGCAGCTGAAAGGTTACGTGCTGTCAGTGAAGTTCACTATAAACAGCAGTGAATATTCGAAAAAACACAGTGACGTATCAAAATAGTTTAATTATTATCAAGAGGTTGCTATGAGTAGCATTGAAATTCTTCGCCAAAAAGTCACCGACGCCTTCCACCAAAAATTTGATTCTCAACCAGAGGTGTACGTACAAGCACCGGGTCGAGTGAACATAATTGGTGAACATACAGATTATAATGATGGTTTTGTATTGCCTTGTGCAATTGATTATCAAACGATAACGGCCGCTAAAAAACGTCATGACCGCATCATTCGAGTGGTTGCCGCTGATTATGCGAATGATATCGATGAATTTAGTCTCGATGAAGAGATTCAATTCTTACCTGAAAAAATGTGGGCAAACTATATTCGTGGCGTGGTTAAGTTTTTACTTCTCAGAGGTTACCAGTTTTCAGGCTGTGACATTGCGGTGAGTGGTAATGTGCCGCAAGGTGCAGGGCTTAGTTCTTCTGCTTCACTGGAAGTGGTGATAGGACAAACATTGAAGGTGCTATATCAGCTCAAGATCAGCCAACAAGATATTGCATTGAATGGGCAGCAAGCAGAAAATAAATTTGTAGGTTGCAATTGTGGGATCATGGATCAACTCATTTCTGCTTGTGGTGATGAGGGGCATGCTCTACTCATTGATTGCCGCAGCTTAGCATTGGCGCCTATTCCGATACCTGATGACCTTGTGGTCATGATTATCAATTCAAATAAACAGCGCGGTTTGGTTGATAGTGAGTATAATACCCGACGCCAGCAGTGTGAAAGCGCCGCTAAACAATTTGGTGTTAAAGCATTACGTGATGTCACCATGGCGCAATTTAATCAAAAACAAGGGGAGCTGGAGCCTCTGGTGGCCAAACGAGCCAAACATGTTATTAGTGAAAATGATAGAACACTTGCAGCCGCAAAAGCCTTAACAGAAAATAATCTGCCTCTACTCAGTACATTAATGGAACAGTCACACATTTCTATGCGTGATGATTTTGAAATCACCGTCAAAGAGATTGATACGTTAGTTGATATTGTGAAAGCCGTTCTTAGTGAACAGGGGGGTGTCCGAATGACTGGAGGGGGATTTGGCGGATGTGTTGTGGCACTGATGAAACAACAATTGGTTGAATCTGTTATTCAGGCTGTTGAAACACACTATCACGCCATGACAGGGCTACAAGCGGATATCTATGTTTGCCAGCCAAGCGATGGCGCTGGGCTGATAACGAATGCATTATCGTTGGGAGAATAAAGTGCAGTTATCAAAAGACCAAAGGTATGTTGCCCGTGCATCGAAAGTCATTGCACTCACCAACCGTCATGGCATGAAAATTTTATTGTCGACTTTGGGGGCAAGTTGGATCAGTTGCATCTTACCACTGCCAACGGGTAAGCGCGATGTTTTACTTGGCTCACCAAACATGGCTGCCCAGATGGATCAGGGGGTTTATTTGGGGGCAACGGTTGGTCGGGTAGCAAATCGTATCGCAAATGGCCGTTTTAATTTAGCGGGTCGTGAATATCAAGTGACAAAAAATCAAGGCGAAAATTGTTTACATGGTGGTGTGGATAATTTTAGTTATCGGGTTTGGAAAGTCACACAATTAGATCCACAAGAGGCAATATTCTCATTAACTTCTGCGGCAGGTGATCAGGGATTTCCGGGTGAACTCCAGGTGGAAGTACGTTATGTATTAACAGATGAAAACAAAGTGATCATTCATTACCGCACTCAAGTGAATGAATTGTGCCCTGTCAATCTGACAAATCATGCTTATTTTAACTTGGCCGGTGAGGATTCCGTAAGAACCGCGCTTGAGCACGACTTACAATTATCAGCGACTCACTATCTGCCTACGGATGAGCGTGGTGTCCCAACAGGAGAATGGCGGGATGTTACGGAGACTTTTTTTGATTTTCGTCGCAAAAAACGCATTGGTTATGACTTTTTACAAGATGCGGATCAAAAAGCAGCGGGGGGATATGACCATACGATGATCCTTTCAACTGACTTGATTGATGGTGAGCAAACCGTCGCTTCATTCTTTGCACCTGATGGTGACGTTCGGATGGATATAGCAACAACGATGCCATCAATGCAGTTTTATACTGGAAACTATTTAATTTCGGTACCAGGGAAATCACGTCATTATACCCCGTTCTCTGGCGTGGCTTTTGAGACCCAGTTTCTTCCGGATGCGGTTAATCATCCCGAATGGGGCGATGAATACAGGGGAATTTCACAACCGAACCAACAATACGAACAACAAACGAGTTATCAATTCATTTTTTAAGCTTAACGCCGCTTTAATGCGGCGTTTTTCGTGATGAGTCATAGAGTTGATATATTGGTTCCATGACATTATCAGGTTCTAAGACATACCCCATTGTTTTTTCTACTAATTCATTGTTTAATGAAACCAACTGAACTTAGGGGTAAAAAATGGCAACAATAAAAGACGTGGCGAAAGAAGCGGGAGTGTCGGTAGCGACAGTCTCCAGAGTGATTAATCAATCACCTAAGGCGAGTAAAACTTCAATTGCTGCGGTGAAAAGTGCCATGTCTAAGCTTGGTTATCGGCCTAATGCCGCAGCCCGTGCATTAGTGAGCCAAAGTTCAAATACGATTGGCGTGTTGGTCAATGATGTTTCAGACCCCTTTTTTGGTACCATGGTGAAGGCTGTTGATGCGGTCGCCCATAAAAATGGTAAGCATATTCTGATTTGTAATGGTTACCACACTGCCCAAGAAGAACGTCAATCAATAGAATTATTAATTAATAATCGCTGCGATGCACTGATCATTCATTCAAAAGCCTTATCAGATGAAGAGTTAATTAAATTTGCTGATGAAGTGCCGAGTTTAGTCCTGATCAACCGACGTATTGAGGCGATTGCTGACCGCTGTGTTTCACTGAATAATTATAAAGGTGCTTACCTAGCAACCGAACATCTTATCCGCCAAGGCCATACAAAAATCGCTTATATTTCATCAAATCATAAAATTGAAGATGCTGAGCAGCGGTTGCTTGGTTATTGTGATGCGCTGAAAAAACACGCTATCTCACTTCCTGAAAGTTATATTGAATATGGTATGCCTTATGGGGAAGGTGGAGAACAAGCGATGACGAATTTATTAATGAAATCATTAGAGATAACCGCGGTTGTGGGGTATAACGATTTTATGGCCGCAGGCGCTATCGCAGTCCTCGATGAAAATGATATCTCTTCCCCTGAACAAGTATCAGTCATCGGTTTTGATGATGTATTGATCGCGCGTTATATCCATCCTCGTTTAACAACGATCCGTTATCCTATCCAAATGATGGCTGAGCGTGCGACGGAGTTAGCGTTGGCACTCGCTCGTAATGAAAAGATAGATACGGGTGGTTTGATCTACTCTCCAACATTAGTACAGCGTAATTCTGTACGTCCATTAAAATCATAGCAATGTAAACGTTATCATCACTTTATGATGGTATCCTTTTTTATATTATGATTTTTTTTGAATTTTTCAAAAAAATGATATTTCAGCGATGGTTAGCGTATTTAATATACGCATAAATAGCCACTTATTTCACGATTGATCACCGAAATTAATTTATTGTGAAAATATGTGATTAATCTAACAGTGATTTTTAATGGTAACGTTTACACTGATTGCGAATCATTTTGGTGAGGGAATTGATCATGCATACAGAAGGTGTTGGCTTAAGTACATTAGATTACGGGGTATTTATCCTGTATGTACTTATCATCATATCAGTGGGTTTATGGGTTTCTCGGAATAAAAAAGGTGAGAAAAAGGGGACTAAAGACTATTTTCTAGCGGGCAAAACGTTACCTTGGTGGGCCATCGGCTCTTCACTCATTGCGGCAAATATTTCTGCTGAGCAGTTTATTGGCATGTCTGGCTCAGGATTTTCTATTGGATTAGCGATCGCGTCTTATGAATGGATGGCGGCACTAACATTAATTATTGTTGCTAAATACTTTATGCCTATTTTTATCGATAAAGGCATTTTTACCATTCCTGAATTTGTTGAAAAGCGTTTCAACCGCACACTAAAAACGATTTTAGCGGTATTTTGGCTCGCATTATTCGTGTTTGTTAACCTAACGTCAGTATTATATTTAGGGTCGTTAGCTTTACAAACTATCCTAGGTATCCCAATGTCTTACGCTATTTTTGGTTTGGCATTGTTTGCGGTTGCTTACTCTTTATATGGTGGCCTATCGGCAGTCGCGTGGACTGACGTTGTACAGGTATTCTTCCTGATCCTCGGTGGCTTACTCACGGCAATAATGGCGGTCAGTTATATTGGTGGAGACGGTGGGCTCTCTGCGGGAATGAGCCGCATGGTGAGTGAAGCACCTCAACACTTTGAAATGATCTTAAGTCAAGATAACCCTCAGTTCAGTAATTTACCGGGTATCGCTGTGCTGATTGGTGGCCTATGGATTGCTAACTTGTATTATTGGGGTTTTAACCAATATATTATTCAACGTGCTTTAGCGGCGAAATCGATCAATGAAGCGCAAAAAGGCCTCGTCTTTGCCGCTTTCTTAAAACTTATTGTGCCTATTCTGGTTGTTGTACCTGGGATTGCGGCGTATGTGATTGTGACTGACCCACAACTGCTAGCTGGTTTAGGTACCATGGCGCAGGAACATATTCCAACACTTGCTCAGGCAGATAAAGCTTATCCTTGGTTAACGCAATTCTTACCTGTAGGCGCTAAAGGCATTGTTTTTGCCGCATTGGCAGCAGCGATCGTGTCATCATTAGCTTCTATGCTGAACTCAGTGGCTACGATTTTCACCATGGATATATATAAAGAATATATCGCACCTTCAACAAGTGATCATAAATTAGTGAATGTGGGTCGAGTTAGTGCTGTAGTAGCATTAATTATTGCCTGCTTTATTGCTCCATTACTGGGTAATATTGGTCAAGCTTTCCAATATATTCAAGAATATACTGGATTAGTAAGCCCTGGAATTTTAGCTGTATTCTTGCTGGGTTTATTCTGGAAAAAAACGAATGCAAAAGGGGCCATTATCGGTGTACTGCTCTCCATTCCATTTGCTTTATTCTTAAAATTAATGCCATTAGGAATGCCATTCCTTGATCAAATGATGTATACCTTCTTCTTTACAGCCGTTGTCATTGGTTTAATTAGTTTAACCACGTCAAAAGAAGATGATAGCCAAGGCGCCATTATTTTGACATCTGAAACCTTTAAAACCTCCGCGGGTTTCAATATCGCCTCTTATGCAATCTTCATTATCTTGTGTGTTCTGTATGCACTGTTTTGGTAAGTGAATAGATTGAAACAATCAACAGGGGACGAATGTCCCCTCAGACGGCTGACAAACCGAGTATGTTTGGCGGAAAGTCGAATAGGTTTTGAAAATAAACGAGGAAAATCAAATTATTGATTTTCGGCTGATAATACAACGCGGGAAAAACCACGCTTTTATCCCGCGTTGTCAACCACCTCAGGGGACGAATGTCCCCTGTTTTACTTGATAACCCAGTATCTAGCTTGATGAAAGCCATGTTTTCATTCTTGAATGACAACACACTCTATTTAATTTTTATCTAAAACAGGAATTGATGAATAGCAAGGCGCTATTCATCAAATATGGGCGTATGGGCGCTAATGCTCCCATACTTAAACTTCATGATTAAATAACAAATAAGTCCATAAACTCATTGACGGGCATCGCTTCTAATAGCGGTTTATCTAATGAAGCAGCAAGAATGCGTAATTGCTGAGTTTCAGGAAATTGACGAGCCAAATTAGTGCGATATTTCTTTAATAGCAAAGGGATCCCTTCTTGACGGCGGCGTTTATGACCAACAGGGTATTCGATTAACAACTCATCAAAGACTTGTCCATCTTTCAGTTTGATCGTTAATCCATTCGCGATAGAGCGTTTATCAGG of the Providencia stuartii genome contains:
- the galM gene encoding galactose-1-epimerase; this encodes MQLSKDQRYVARASKVIALTNRHGMKILLSTLGASWISCILPLPTGKRDVLLGSPNMAAQMDQGVYLGATVGRVANRIANGRFNLAGREYQVTKNQGENCLHGGVDNFSYRVWKVTQLDPQEAIFSLTSAAGDQGFPGELQVEVRYVLTDENKVIIHYRTQVNELCPVNLTNHAYFNLAGEDSVRTALEHDLQLSATHYLPTDERGVPTGEWRDVTETFFDFRRKKRIGYDFLQDADQKAAGGYDHTMILSTDLIDGEQTVASFFAPDGDVRMDIATTMPSMQFYTGNYLISVPGKSRHYTPFSGVAFETQFLPDAVNHPEWGDEYRGISQPNQQYEQQTSYQFIF
- a CDS encoding cation diffusion facilitator family transporter; its protein translation is MNKRTQSDTTDNELTLQQQKFHAAKKSTLISVIVNMLLSLWQIIIGFISHSQGLIADGIHTLSDLVADFVVLIANKKSHKQPDDDHPYGHFRYENGASLILGVILLIVGVGMIWSATQKMLNPELIQEVHTIALVAALVSLIAKESLFRYMLRVANQVNSSMLVANAWHARSDAASSLVVAIGIIGSLCGFKIFDPIAALIVGTFVFRMGYKFTYQSMQDLMDKGADEETLQEIRTVLDGIDEIKGFHDLKTRKSGDFYLVDVHLEVDGNLSIIAGHEIAVNVRDKLMENPQILNVMTHLDPYDKECIH
- a CDS encoding sodium/sugar symporter, which translates into the protein MHTEGVGLSTLDYGVFILYVLIIISVGLWVSRNKKGEKKGTKDYFLAGKTLPWWAIGSSLIAANISAEQFIGMSGSGFSIGLAIASYEWMAALTLIIVAKYFMPIFIDKGIFTIPEFVEKRFNRTLKTILAVFWLALFVFVNLTSVLYLGSLALQTILGIPMSYAIFGLALFAVAYSLYGGLSAVAWTDVVQVFFLILGGLLTAIMAVSYIGGDGGLSAGMSRMVSEAPQHFEMILSQDNPQFSNLPGIAVLIGGLWIANLYYWGFNQYIIQRALAAKSINEAQKGLVFAAFLKLIVPILVVVPGIAAYVIVTDPQLLAGLGTMAQEHIPTLAQADKAYPWLTQFLPVGAKGIVFAALAAAIVSSLASMLNSVATIFTMDIYKEYIAPSTSDHKLVNVGRVSAVVALIIACFIAPLLGNIGQAFQYIQEYTGLVSPGILAVFLLGLFWKKTNAKGAIIGVLLSIPFALFLKLMPLGMPFLDQMMYTFFFTAVVIGLISLTTSKEDDSQGAIILTSETFKTSAGFNIASYAIFIILCVLYALFW
- a CDS encoding UDP-glucose--hexose-1-phosphate uridylyltransferase — encoded protein: MNKLPFNPSDCPHRRYNPLTGQWVLVSPHRAKRPWHGQDEKPEIKQLPEYEASCFLCPTNQRISGDINPDYQGTYVFQNDYSALLPEACQQPEEQSALFKTQSVSGLSRVICFSPDHSKTLPELSTQQIGRVIDTWIQQVDELSQRFVWVQIFENKGEIMGCSQPHPHGQIWASDFLPNEIARKDAQLQRYYQQQGSNLLLDYAQAELQEGSRTVVETAHWLAVVPYWAAWPFETMLMPKTHIRRMNEMSLEVREDLSIALKKLTCRYDNLFQCAFPYSMGWHFAPFLSDDQNRDHWQLHALFYPPLLRSATVKKFMVGYEMLAETQRDLTPEQAAERLRAVSEVHYKQQ
- the galK gene encoding galactokinase codes for the protein MEILRQKVTDAFHQKFDSQPEVYVQAPGRVNIIGEHTDYNDGFVLPCAIDYQTITAAKKRHDRIIRVVAADYANDIDEFSLDEEIQFLPEKMWANYIRGVVKFLLLRGYQFSGCDIAVSGNVPQGAGLSSSASLEVVIGQTLKVLYQLKISQQDIALNGQQAENKFVGCNCGIMDQLISACGDEGHALLIDCRSLALAPIPIPDDLVVMIINSNKQRGLVDSEYNTRRQQCESAAKQFGVKALRDVTMAQFNQKQGELEPLVAKRAKHVISENDRTLAAAKALTENNLPLLSTLMEQSHISMRDDFEITVKEIDTLVDIVKAVLSEQGGVRMTGGGFGGCVVALMKQQLVESVIQAVETHYHAMTGLQADIYVCQPSDGAGLITNALSLGE
- the galE gene encoding UDP-glucose 4-epimerase GalE, whose protein sequence is MQPTKVLVTGGMGYIGSHTCVQMILAGFTPVIIDNLCNAKTEVLNRIEKLTAVRPIFYQGDVRDEVLLEAIFREHKISAVIHFAGLKAVGESVAKPLEYYDVNVNGTLVLARCMQRAGVHSIIFSSSATVYGEPDTVPITEAFPTGNTQSPYGTSKYMVERCLSDLFTAQPNWSVTLLRYFNPVGAHPSGSMGEDPQGIPNNLTPYIAQVAVGRRDKLSIYGNDYPTIDGTGVRDYIHVMDLADGHVAALKVVSQKAGLHIYNLGTGKGSSVLEVLHAFEKAVGRKIPYTIVPRRAGDIAEYWSTSEKAQRELGWKACRTIDDMAIDSWRWQSNNPNGYES
- a CDS encoding substrate-binding domain-containing protein, which produces MATIKDVAKEAGVSVATVSRVINQSPKASKTSIAAVKSAMSKLGYRPNAAARALVSQSSNTIGVLVNDVSDPFFGTMVKAVDAVAHKNGKHILICNGYHTAQEERQSIELLINNRCDALIIHSKALSDEELIKFADEVPSLVLINRRIEAIADRCVSLNNYKGAYLATEHLIRQGHTKIAYISSNHKIEDAEQRLLGYCDALKKHAISLPESYIEYGMPYGEGGEQAMTNLLMKSLEITAVVGYNDFMAAGAIAVLDENDISSPEQVSVIGFDDVLIARYIHPRLTTIRYPIQMMAERATELALALARNEKIDTGGLIYSPTLVQRNSVRPLKS